One Sodalis praecaptivus DNA segment encodes these proteins:
- the dnaJ gene encoding molecular chaperone DnaJ has translation MAKSDYYEILGVSRDAEEREIKKAYKRLAMKFHPDRNPGNAEAEAKFKEIKEAYEVLTDAQKRAAYDQYGHAAFEQGGMGGGGFGGGAGGADFSDIFGDVFGDIFGGGRRQRASRGADLRYNMELSLEEAVRGVTREIRIPTLEECDVCHGSGAKPGTSAVTCPTCHGQGQVQMRQGFFAVQQTCPTCQGQGKIIKDPCTKCHGHGRVEKSKTLSVKIPAGVDTGDRIRLTGEGEAGEHGAGAGDLYVQVQVRKHPIFEREENNLYCEVPINFAMAALGGEIEVPTLDGRVKLKVPAETQTGKLFRMRGKGVKSVRGGSQGDLLCRVVVETPVKLNERQKQLLRELEESFGGPSGDQNSPRSKSFLDGVKKFFDDLTR, from the coding sequence ATGGCGAAATCAGACTACTACGAGATTTTAGGCGTTTCCCGGGATGCGGAAGAGCGTGAAATCAAAAAGGCCTATAAACGCCTGGCGATGAAATTCCACCCGGATCGCAACCCAGGGAATGCCGAAGCCGAAGCGAAATTCAAAGAGATCAAAGAAGCCTATGAAGTGCTGACCGACGCGCAAAAGCGCGCCGCCTACGACCAATATGGTCATGCGGCCTTTGAACAGGGCGGCATGGGCGGCGGCGGTTTCGGCGGCGGCGCCGGCGGCGCGGATTTCAGCGATATATTCGGCGATGTTTTTGGCGACATCTTTGGCGGCGGCCGGCGCCAGCGCGCCAGCCGGGGCGCGGATTTACGCTATAACATGGAGCTTTCCCTTGAGGAAGCGGTGCGCGGCGTTACCCGCGAAATTCGTATCCCTACGCTTGAAGAGTGCGATGTCTGCCACGGCAGCGGCGCGAAGCCGGGCACTTCGGCGGTGACGTGTCCGACTTGTCACGGCCAGGGCCAGGTGCAGATGCGCCAGGGTTTTTTCGCCGTACAGCAGACCTGTCCCACCTGTCAGGGGCAGGGTAAGATCATTAAAGATCCTTGCACCAAGTGTCACGGCCATGGCCGGGTAGAGAAATCCAAGACGCTGTCGGTGAAGATCCCGGCCGGCGTGGATACCGGCGATCGCATCCGCTTAACGGGCGAGGGCGAAGCCGGCGAGCATGGGGCGGGCGCGGGGGATCTGTACGTACAGGTCCAGGTGCGGAAACATCCCATTTTTGAACGTGAAGAAAACAACCTTTACTGTGAAGTGCCGATCAACTTCGCCATGGCGGCGCTGGGCGGCGAGATCGAAGTCCCGACGCTCGACGGCAGGGTCAAGCTGAAAGTGCCGGCGGAAACGCAGACCGGTAAATTATTCCGTATGCGCGGCAAAGGCGTGAAATCCGTGCGTGGCGGGTCGCAAGGCGATTTGCTGTGCCGGGTCGTGGTGGAAACGCCCGTAAAACTCAACGAGCGTCAGAAACAGCTACTGCGCGAGCTGGAAGAGAGCTTTGGTGGACCGAGCGGCGATCAGAACAGTCCGCGCTCGAAAAGCTTTCTCGACGGTGTGAAAAAGTTTTTTGACGATTTGACCCGCTGA
- the rpsT gene encoding 30S ribosomal protein S20, producing the protein MANIKSAKKRAVQSEKRRQHNASRRSMMRTFVKKVYAAIAAGDKEAAQNAFSAMQPIVDRQASKGLIHKNKAARHKSNLTAQINAMQ; encoded by the coding sequence TTGGCTAATATCAAATCAGCTAAGAAACGCGCCGTACAGTCTGAGAAGCGTCGTCAGCATAATGCAAGCCGTCGCTCCATGATGCGCACCTTTGTGAAAAAGGTTTACGCTGCTATCGCCGCTGGCGATAAAGAAGCTGCGCAGAATGCGTTTTCTGCCATGCAACCGATTGTTGACCGTCAGGCCAGCAAAGGGTTGATCCACAAAAACAAAGCTGCACGTCATAAATCGAACCTGACCGCGCAAATCAACGCCATGCAGTAA
- the ribF gene encoding bifunctional riboflavin kinase/FAD synthetase, which translates to MELIRGIHNLQPRHHGCVLTIGNFDGFHRGHQALIAELQAEGRRRGLPVMVMIFEPQPQEHFAGDAAPARLTRLRDKVKYLAAAGVDAVVCVTFDKRFAALSAGAFVTDLLVQKLGVRFIGVGDDFRFGARRQGDYALLQQAGKAAGFEVMSTVTYTEGGRRISSTAVREALAQDRLVEAEMLLGHPYRLSGRVVHGDALGRTIGFPTANVSLKGRQAPINGVYAVEVYGIADRPLPGVANIGTRPTVAGLRQRLEVHLLDVDMNLYGCHIEVVIRAKVRNEQRFASLDDLKRQIANDVVSARDYFGLATPQ; encoded by the coding sequence ATGGAGCTTATTCGCGGCATACATAATTTACAGCCACGTCACCATGGGTGCGTGCTGACCATCGGCAATTTCGACGGCTTTCACCGCGGACACCAGGCGCTCATAGCAGAATTGCAGGCTGAGGGCCGCCGTCGCGGTCTACCGGTGATGGTGATGATTTTTGAGCCTCAGCCGCAGGAACATTTCGCCGGCGATGCCGCGCCGGCGCGCTTGACCCGGCTGCGCGACAAGGTGAAATACCTGGCGGCCGCCGGCGTGGACGCCGTGGTCTGCGTCACTTTCGACAAGCGGTTTGCGGCGCTTAGCGCCGGCGCTTTCGTAACGGATCTGCTGGTGCAAAAACTGGGCGTGCGTTTCATCGGCGTCGGCGACGACTTTCGCTTTGGCGCTCGGCGTCAGGGGGATTACGCCCTGCTCCAGCAGGCGGGGAAAGCGGCCGGATTCGAGGTGATGAGCACCGTCACCTACACCGAAGGCGGTCGGCGCATAAGCAGCACCGCCGTGCGTGAGGCGCTGGCGCAGGATCGTCTGGTGGAGGCGGAAATGCTGCTCGGGCATCCCTATCGCCTCTCCGGCCGCGTGGTGCATGGCGACGCGCTGGGGCGGACGATCGGCTTCCCGACCGCCAACGTGTCGTTGAAAGGGCGGCAGGCGCCCATCAACGGCGTGTATGCGGTGGAAGTTTACGGCATCGCCGACCGGCCGCTGCCCGGCGTGGCGAATATCGGCACCCGGCCCACGGTGGCCGGTTTGCGCCAGCGGCTGGAAGTGCATTTGCTGGATGTGGACATGAACCTGTACGGTTGCCATATCGAGGTGGTGATTCGCGCGAAAGTGCGCAATGAACAACGGTTTGCTTCGCTTGACGACTTAAAGCGGCAAATCGCGAATGATGTGGTGAGCGCCCGCGACTATTTCGGGCTGGCGACGCCTCAATAA
- the nhaA gene encoding Na+/H+ antiporter NhaA yields MFAAPLRRMFAHPAAGGVLLFVAALAAIVMANTDASALYDAIIHFPARPEGDTAAHLTVQLIVNDGLMAVFFLAVGLEVKYELLQGALNSRARAAFPAIAALGGMAAPALIYSLVTASAPALRAGWAIPAATDIAFAVGVLALLGTRVPASLKVFLLALAIIDDLGAIVIIALFYNSALNPLALAAAAGIIGVMALMNRANVRSLALYLLLGAALWGCILLSGIHATLAGVIVGGLIPLTLPATGTSPARALEHRLQPWVVYLILPLFAFANAGISLRGVAPGHLVSLLPLGIAAGLVVGKPLGIVLFTAAAVKLRLARLPAGMAFRHIAAAGVLCGIGFTMSIFIANLAFGQGDPTTIVLAKVGILSGSVTAALLGYLLLRAVLPRPQGSAASVARALPEEGNTRA; encoded by the coding sequence ATGTTCGCTGCGCCTTTACGCCGCATGTTTGCCCACCCGGCCGCCGGCGGCGTCTTGCTTTTCGTCGCTGCGCTTGCCGCTATTGTGATGGCCAATACCGACGCCAGCGCGCTCTATGACGCCATCATTCATTTTCCCGCACGGCCCGAGGGCGACACCGCTGCGCATCTGACCGTGCAGCTGATCGTTAACGATGGCCTGATGGCGGTGTTTTTCTTGGCCGTCGGTCTGGAAGTCAAATACGAACTGTTGCAGGGGGCGCTCAATAGCCGCGCGCGGGCGGCGTTTCCCGCCATTGCCGCGCTGGGGGGAATGGCGGCGCCGGCGTTGATTTATAGCCTGGTCACCGCCAGCGCGCCGGCATTGCGCGCCGGCTGGGCGATTCCGGCCGCCACCGATATCGCCTTCGCCGTCGGCGTGCTGGCCCTGTTGGGAACGCGGGTGCCGGCCAGCCTGAAAGTGTTTTTGCTGGCGCTGGCGATTATTGATGATCTTGGCGCGATAGTGATTATCGCGCTGTTCTACAATAGCGCGCTTAATCCGCTGGCGCTGGCCGCGGCAGCGGGCATCATCGGGGTAATGGCGCTGATGAATCGCGCCAACGTCCGGTCTCTCGCGCTTTACCTGCTGTTGGGGGCGGCACTGTGGGGCTGTATCCTGCTTTCGGGGATTCACGCCACGCTCGCCGGCGTGATAGTGGGGGGGCTTATCCCGCTCACGCTGCCGGCAACCGGCACATCGCCAGCGCGCGCCCTGGAGCACCGGCTGCAGCCGTGGGTGGTGTATTTGATTTTGCCGCTATTTGCTTTCGCCAACGCCGGTATCTCGCTGCGGGGCGTAGCGCCGGGGCATTTGGTCTCACTGCTGCCGTTGGGGATTGCCGCCGGGCTGGTGGTCGGCAAACCGCTGGGGATAGTGCTGTTTACCGCCGCGGCGGTGAAGCTTAGACTGGCCCGGCTGCCCGCCGGCATGGCATTTCGCCACATTGCCGCGGCGGGGGTGCTGTGCGGTATCGGGTTTACGATGTCGATTTTTATCGCCAATCTGGCGTTCGGGCAGGGGGATCCGACCACCATCGTGCTGGCGAAGGTCGGTATTTTATCCGGCTCGGTGACCGCGGCGCTTTTGGGCTACCTGCTGCTGCGCGCGGTCCTGCCGCGGCCGCAGGGGAGCGCGGCGTCTGTCGCCCGGGCGTTGCCAGAGGAAGGCAATACCCGCGCCTAA